The following are encoded in a window of Palaemon carinicauda isolate YSFRI2023 chromosome 31, ASM3689809v2, whole genome shotgun sequence genomic DNA:
- the LOC137624818 gene encoding serine-rich adhesin for platelets-like, with translation MNILLFSSFNLSVPVPTIDCSHSFFLPFFTLLNFNSTSTTSHTGSTSISLSLIYIKIGAKTETLETYKNISGELTNLKDDLDAVTTAATSRRYRREASSLNEKIQFVEEVLIVILTLLEEVLTSGTLNDNFATRLKGARSNLSLVLSYVQENKTVLSGAASVLLVSAANKAEVAKSNVTSKLEEIKKEIDQLNKEASNYGSTTLMVSINDTGGSTSSETSTSSGGSTSSETSTSSGGSTSSETSTSSGGSTSYETSTSSGGSTSSETSTSSGGSTSSSGSTSTGGSTSSETSTSSGGSTSSETSTSSGGSTSSETSTSSGGSTSSETSTSSGGSTSSETSTSSGGSTTSSAGSTTSEGSTSTGGSTSSSGSTSTRSTSSSGSTSTSSPGSTSSGRSTTSSAGSTTSEGSTSTGGSTSSSGSNSTSSPGSTSSGGSTSSPGSTSSGGSTTSSAGSTSSEGSTSTGGSTSSSGSTSTSSPGSTSSAGSTTSEGSTSTGGSTSSSGSTSSSGSTSTSSPGSTSSGGTTTSSAGSTSSEGSTSTGGSTSSSGSTSTSSPGSTSSAGSTSSEGSTSTGGSTSSTGSTSTRGSTSSSGSTSTGGSTSSSGSTSTGGSTSSETSTSSGGSTSSSGSTSTGGFNSSETSTSSGGSTSSSGSTSTGGSTSSETSTSSGGSTSSSGSTSSETSTSSGGSTSSSGSTSTGGSTSSETSTSSGESTSSPGSTSTGGFNSSETSTSSGGSISSSGSTSTGGSTSSETSTSSGGSTSSSGSTSTGGSTSSETLTSTGGSTSSSGSTSTGGFNSSETSTSSGGSTSSSGSISTGGSTSSETSTSSGGSTSSSGSTSTGGSTSSETSTSSGGSTSSSGSTSTGGSTSSETSTSSGGSTSSSGSTSTGGSTSSETSTSSGGSTSSSGSTSTGGFNSSETSTSSGGTTSSSGSTSTGGSTSSETSTSSGGSTSSSGSTSTGGSTSSETSTSSGGSTSSSGSTSTGGFNSSETSTSSGGSTNSSGSTSTGGSTGSSGYTSTGGFNSSETSTSSGSSTSSETSTSSGGYISSETSTSSGGFNSSETSTSGGSTSSSGSTSTGGSTSSDTSTSSGGSTRGSTSSSGSTSTGGFNSSEMSTSPGGSTSSSGSTSTGGSTSSETSTSSGGSTSSSGGSTSSEGSTSSAVSTSSEESNSTGGNATSEGSTSAGGSNVLVGQLLQYDLVVLVTQLLQKDLQVLVAQLLQEDLIVLLN, from the exons ATTCGACCAGCACTACTTCACACACAGGGTCCACCTCGATTTCCTTATcacttatatacataaaaataggaGCAAAAACAGAAACACTTGAAACATACAAAAACATCTCTGGCGAATTAACCAATTTGAAAGACGATCTGGATGCTGTCACAACAGCAGCCACTAGCAGGAGGTACAGAAGGGAGGCCTCATCACTGAATGAAAAAATTCAGTTCGTAGAGGAGGTGTTAATCGTCATTCTGACACTCCTTGAGGAAGTGCTAACTTCCGGCACTCTCAATGATAACTTCGCCACGAGGTTAAAAGGAGCCAGATCAAATTTGAGTCTCGTTCTTTCGTATGTTCAGGAAAACAAAACCGTTTTATCAGGCGCTGCCAGTGTTCTCCTAGTTAGTGCAGCCAATAAGGCAGAGGTGGCTAAATCTAATGTCACTAGTAAACTAGAGGAAATCAAGAAAGAGATAGATCAGCTGAATAAGGAAGCTTCAAATTATGGCAGCACAACATTGATGGTCTCTATCAATGACACTG GAGGATCTACCAGTTCGGAAACGTCGACTTCTTCGGGAGGATCTACCAGTTCTGAAACGTCAACTTCTTCGGGAGGATCTACCAGTTCTGAAACGTCAACTTCTTCGGGAGGATCTACCAGTTATGAAACGTCAACTTCTTCGGGAGGATCTACCAGTTCTGAAACGTCAACTTCTTCAGGAGGATCTACTAGTTCTTCAGGTTCAACTTCTACAGGAGGATCTACCAGTTCTGAAACGTCAACTTCTTCGGGAGGATCTACCAGTTCTGAAACGTCAACTTCTTCGGGAGGATCTACCAGTTCTGAAACGTCAACTTCTTCGGGAGGATCTACCAGTTCTGAAACGTCAACTTCTTCAGGAGGATCTACCAGTTCTGAAACGTCAACTTCTTCAGGAGGATCTACAACTTCTTCAGCAGGATCTACCACTTCTGAAGGGTCAACTTCTACAGGAGGATCTACAAGTTCTTCTGGCTCAACTTCAACTA GATCTACTAGTTCTTCAGGCTCAACTTCAACTAGTTCTCCTGGTTCAACTTCTTCAGGAAGGTCTACCACTTCTTCAGCAGGATCTACCACTTCTGAAGGGTCAACTTCTACAGGAGGATCTACTAGTTCTTCTGGCTCAAATTCAACTAGTTCTCCTGGTTCAACTTCTTCAGGAGG TTCAACTAGTTCTCCTGGTTCAACTTCCTCAGGAGGATCTACCACTTCTTCAGCAGGATCTACCAGTTCAGAAGGGTCAACTTCTACAGGAGGATCTACTAGTTCTTCTGGCTCAACTTCAACTAGTTCTCCTGGTTCAACTTCTTCAGCAGGATCTACCACTTCTGAAGGGTCAACTTCTACAGGAGGATCTACTAGCTCTTCTG GATCTACTAGTTCTTCTGGCTCAACCTCAACTAGTTCTCCTGGTTCAACTTCTTCAGGAGGAACTACCACTTCTTCAGCAGGATCTACCAGTTCTGAAGGGTCAACTTCTACAGGAGGATCTACTAGTTCTTCTGGCTCAACTTCAACTAGTTCTCCTGGTTCAACTTCTTCAGCAGGATCTACGAGTTCTGAAGGGTCAACTTCTACAGGAGGATCTACTAGTTCTACTGGCTCAACTTCAACTA GAGGATCTACTAGTTCTTCTGGTTCAACTTCTACAGGAGGATCTACTAGTTCTTCTGGTTCAACTTCTACAGGAGGATCTACCAGTTCTGAAACGTCAACTTCTTCAGGAGGATCTACTAGTTCTTCTGGTTCAACTTCTACAGGAGGATTTAACAGTTCTGAAACGTCAACTTCTTCTGGAGGATCTACTAGTTCTTCTGGTTCAACTTCTACAGGAGGATCTACCAGTTCTGAAACGTCAACTTCTTCAGGAGGATCTACTAGTTCTTCTG GATCTACCAGTTCTGAAACGTCAACTTCTTCAGGAGGATCTACTAGTTCTTCTGGTTCAACTTCTACAGGAGGATCTACCAGTTCTGAAACGTCAACTTCTTCAGGAGAATCTACTAGTTCTCCGGGTTCAACTTCTACAGGAGGATTTAACAGTTCTGAAACGTCAACTTCTTCTGGAGGATCTATTAGTTCTTCTGGTTCAACTTCTACAGGAGGATCTACCAGTTCTGAAACGTCAACTTCTTCAGGAGGATCTACTAGTTCTTCTGGTTCAACTTCTACAGGAGGATCTACCAGTTCTGAAACGTTAACTTCTACAGGAGGATCTACTAGTTCTTCTGGTTCAACTTCTACAGGAGGATTTAACAGTTCTGAAACGTCAACTTCTTCAGGAGGATCTACTAGTTCTTCTGGTTCAATTTCTACAGGAGGATCTACCAGTTCTGAAACGTCAACTTCTTCTGGAGGATCTACTAGTTCTTCTGGTTCAACTTCAACAGGAGGATCTACCAGTTCTGAAACGTCAACTTCTTCAGGAGGATCTACTAGTTCGTCTGGTTCAACTTCTACAGGAGGATCTACCAGTTCTGAAACGTCAACTTCTTCTGGAGGATCTACTAGTTCTTCTGGTTCAACTTCTACAGGAGGATCTACCAGTTCTGAAACGTCAACTTCTTCAGGAGGATCTACTAGTTCTTCTGGTTCAACTTCTACAGGAGGATTTAACAGTTCTGAAACGTCAACTTCTTCTGGAGGAACTACTAGTTCTTCTGGTTCAACTTCTACAGGAGGATCTACCAGTTCTGAAACGTCAACTTCTTCTGGAGGATCTACTAGTTCTTCTGGTTCAACTTCTACAGGAGGATCTACCAGTTCTGAAACGTCAACTTCTTCTGGAGGATCTACTAGTTCTTCTGGTTCAACTTCTACAGGAGGATTTAACAGTTCTGAAACGTCAACTTCTTCAGGAGGATCTACTAACTCTTCTGGTTCAACTTCTACAGGAGGATCTACTGGTTCTTCTGGTTACACTTCTACAGGAGGATTTAACAGTTCTGAAACGTCAACTTCTTCAGGAAGTTCTACCAGTTCTGAAACGTCAACTTCTTCAGGAGGATATATCAGTTCTGAAACGTCAACTTCTTCAGGAGGATTTAACAGTTCTGAAACGTCAACTTCTGGAGGATCTACTAGTTCTTCTGGTTCAACCTCTACAGGAGGATCTACCAGTTCTGATACGTCAACTTCTTCAGGAGGATCTACTA GAGGGTCTACTAGTTCTTCTGGTTCAACTTCTACAGGAGGATTTAACAGTTCTGAAATGTCAACTTCTCCAGGAGGATCTACTAGTTCCTCTGGTTCAACTTCTACAGGAGGATCTACCAGTTCTGAAACATCAACTTCTTCAGGAGGATCTACTAGTTCTTCTG GAGGATCTACAAGTTCTGAAGGGTCAACTTCTTCAGCTGTATCTACCAGTTCTGAAGAATCAAATTCTACAGGAGGAAATGCCACTTCTGAAGGATCAACTTCTGCAGGTGGATCTAATG TTCTGGTGGGCCAACTTCTTCAGTACGATCTAGTAGTTCTGGTGACTCAACTTCTTCAGAAGGACCTACAAGTTCTGGTGGCTCAACTTCTTCAGGAGGATCTAATAGTACTGCTGAATTAA